The following are encoded together in the Bacillota bacterium genome:
- a CDS encoding preprotein translocase subunit SecY, which translates to MLDALRNALRIQDLRRKLLYTMALLVVFRIGSFVPVPGVDAAALAAALGVAGGNIFGFLNLFSGGALGRFTIFALGVQPYITSSIIIQLLTIVIPRLEELAKEGPEGRKKLQDYTRWGTVVLAVIQGIGVTTLANSWGVLTNPNLFTYLSIIVSLTAGSTFLMWLGEKISEKGIGNGISLIIFAGIVAGVPVGTYNIFQALGAGGINPFSLLFFLVAGLLVIMAVIMVQQGERRIPVQYAKRVVGRRMYGGQSTHIPMKVNQAGVIPVIFASSVLVFPLTLAQFVPSIAQAVDRVIGYGTFGYNLLYFVLVIFFTYFYTAVTWNPNDVADNMRKYGGFIPGLRPGKPTAQYLDRVLSRLTMAGALFLGFIAVLPYLMATITKLPTTFLYFGGTGLLIVVGVALDTMKQIEAQLLMRHYEGFLK; encoded by the coding sequence GTGCTCGACGCGCTGAGAAACGCGCTGCGCATCCAGGACTTGCGCCGGAAGCTCCTGTACACGATGGCCCTGCTGGTTGTCTTCCGCATCGGCTCGTTCGTGCCGGTGCCGGGGGTCGACGCCGCGGCGCTGGCGGCCGCGCTGGGCGTGGCAGGCGGCAACATCTTCGGGTTTCTCAACCTGTTCTCGGGCGGCGCCCTGGGGCGCTTCACGATTTTCGCGCTAGGCGTCCAGCCGTACATTACGTCATCCATTATTATTCAGCTGCTGACCATCGTCATTCCTCGGCTTGAAGAACTGGCCAAGGAAGGCCCCGAGGGGCGCAAGAAGCTCCAGGATTACACCCGTTGGGGCACGGTGGTCCTCGCCGTCATCCAGGGCATCGGCGTGACGACCCTGGCCAACAGCTGGGGCGTGCTGACCAACCCCAACCTGTTCACGTATCTCAGCATCATCGTGTCGCTGACGGCCGGTTCCACGTTCCTGATGTGGCTCGGCGAGAAGATCAGCGAGAAGGGCATCGGCAACGGCATTTCGCTGATCATTTTCGCCGGTATCGTTGCCGGCGTGCCGGTCGGCACGTACAACATCTTCCAGGCGCTGGGCGCGGGCGGCATCAATCCGTTCAGCCTGCTCTTCTTCCTGGTGGCGGGCTTGCTGGTCATCATGGCCGTCATCATGGTGCAGCAGGGCGAGCGCCGCATCCCCGTCCAGTACGCCAAGCGGGTCGTCGGCCGGCGGATGTACGGCGGCCAGTCCACCCATATTCCGATGAAGGTGAACCAGGCCGGCGTCATCCCCGTCATCTTCGCGTCGTCGGTGTTGGTGTTTCCGCTGACGCTCGCGCAGTTCGTGCCGAGCATCGCGCAAGCCGTCGACCGCGTGATTGGATATGGTACCTTTGGGTACAATTTACTGTACTTCGTGCTCGTCATCTTCTTCACGTACTTCTACACCGCGGTCACGTGGAATCCCAACGACGTGGCCGACAACATGCGCAAGTACGGCGGCTTCATTCCCGGCCTGCGCCCGGGCAAGCCGACGGCGCAGTATCTGGATCGGGTCCTGAGCCGCCTGACGATGGCGGGCGCGCTGTTCCTCGGGTTCATCGCGGTGCTGCCGTACCTGATGGCTACCATCACCAAGCTGCCGACGACGTTCTTGTACTTCGGCGGTACCGGCTTGTTGATTGTGGTGGGCGTCGCGCTGGACACGATGAAGCAAATCGAGGCGCAGCTGCTGATGCGCCATTACGAAGGATTCCTGAAGTAG
- a CDS encoding adenylate kinase, which produces MRLVMLGLPGAGKGTQADLLAKKLNIPRISTGDMFREALQSESELGRQVKRYVERGELVPDDLTVALVEERIKQPDAAAGFILDGFPRTVPQAQALKAKLAEMGKQLDAAVFIDVPQEEAVRRISQRRVCAQCGATFRADAAEVATGKCSSCGGPLVQRSDDNEETARRRLQVYVDQTLPVVDFYRAEERLVHVDGCREVSDVLADILAGLERFGLQWREGGDS; this is translated from the coding sequence GTGCGGCTAGTAATGCTGGGTTTGCCCGGCGCCGGCAAGGGCACCCAGGCCGACTTGTTGGCGAAAAAACTGAACATCCCCCGCATTTCGACGGGCGACATGTTCCGCGAGGCGCTGCAGTCCGAATCGGAACTGGGCCGGCAGGTGAAGCGCTACGTGGAACGCGGGGAGCTCGTGCCTGACGACTTGACCGTGGCGCTGGTGGAAGAGCGGATCAAGCAGCCGGACGCCGCGGCGGGCTTCATCCTGGACGGCTTCCCGCGGACGGTTCCACAGGCGCAGGCGCTGAAGGCCAAGCTCGCAGAGATGGGCAAGCAGCTGGACGCGGCGGTATTTATCGACGTGCCGCAGGAGGAAGCCGTTCGGCGCATCTCCCAGCGGCGGGTTTGCGCCCAGTGCGGCGCGACGTTCCGGGCCGACGCGGCCGAGGTAGCGACAGGCAAGTGCTCGAGCTGCGGCGGTCCATTGGTGCAGCGGAGCGACGACAACGAGGAAACGGCCCGGCGTCGCCTGCAGGTATATGTGGACCAGACGCTGCCTGTGGTAGACTTTTATCGGGCCGAGGAGCGCCTCGTGCACGTCGACGGGTGCCGGGAGGTTTCCGACGTGCTGGCGGACATTCTGGCCGGCCTCGAGCGCTTCGGACTCCAGTGGCGGGAGGGCGGCGATTCTTGA
- the map gene encoding type I methionyl aminopeptidase: MIILKSESEIAAMRKAGRVVAQAHALVRERLRPGVTTADIDSWVEEFLRRQGAVSAFKGYQGYPACTCTSVNDEVVHGIPGPRVLEEGDIVSVDIGAFVDGFCGDMAWTYPVGQVSELAQKLLRVTEEALMKGIAQAVAGNRLSDIGHAVQTHVEAAGFSVVKSFVGHGIGRSMHEAPQVPNFGRPGRGPRLKVGMTLAIEPMVNVGTDEVRILDDNWTAVTADGSLSAHFEHTVAVREGYAEILTAL; this comes from the coding sequence TTGATCATTCTCAAGTCGGAATCCGAAATCGCCGCCATGCGCAAGGCCGGCCGCGTCGTTGCCCAAGCCCACGCCCTGGTGCGGGAGCGCCTGCGGCCGGGTGTTACGACCGCCGACATCGACAGCTGGGTGGAGGAGTTCCTCCGGCGGCAGGGCGCCGTTTCCGCGTTCAAGGGCTACCAGGGCTACCCGGCGTGCACGTGCACCAGCGTCAACGACGAAGTGGTGCACGGCATCCCGGGGCCAAGGGTGCTGGAGGAGGGCGACATCGTCTCGGTCGATATCGGCGCCTTCGTCGACGGGTTTTGCGGGGACATGGCCTGGACGTACCCGGTCGGGCAAGTGTCCGAGCTGGCGCAAAAGCTCCTGCGGGTTACCGAGGAAGCGCTGATGAAGGGCATCGCGCAGGCGGTGGCGGGCAACAGGCTGTCGGATATCGGCCACGCCGTGCAGACGCACGTCGAGGCCGCGGGCTTTTCGGTCGTGAAGAGTTTCGTCGGCCACGGCATCGGCCGGAGCATGCACGAAGCGCCGCAGGTCCCGAACTTCGGGCGACCGGGGCGGGGACCGCGCCTTAAGGTCGGGATGACGCTGGCCATCGAACCGATGGTCAACGTCGGCACCGACGAGGTGCGCATCCTGGACGACAACTGGACGGCGGTTACGGCCGACGGCAGCTTGTCGGCCCACTTCGAGCACACGGTTGCGGTTCGGGAAGGCTACGCCGAGATCTTGACGGCACTTTGA
- a CDS encoding RNA-binding protein — MRLEPGRLVISKAGRDRGKPMLVYKVLDDGFVLVVDGQSRSVARPKRKNPRHLEPQPLVAHELGAKLQKGEPVDDAEVRAALSALAAKLKEAG; from the coding sequence ATGCGACTGGAACCGGGAAGGCTGGTTATATCCAAGGCCGGACGGGATCGGGGCAAGCCGATGCTGGTTTATAAAGTGTTGGACGACGGCTTCGTGCTCGTCGTCGACGGGCAGAGTCGCTCCGTGGCGAGGCCGAAACGGAAGAACCCGCGGCATCTGGAGCCCCAGCCTTTGGTGGCTCACGAACTGGGCGCCAAATTACAGAAAGGCGAGCCGGTGGACGATGCTGAGGTGCGGGCTGCGCTTTCGGCCCTTGCAGCCAAGCTGAAGGAGGCGGGCTGA
- a CDS encoding translation initiation factor IF-1, producing the protein MAKDDVIEMEGTVIEPLPNAMFRVELDNGHKVLCHISGKMRMNFIRILPGDRVTVELSPYDLSRGRITYRKR; encoded by the coding sequence ATGGCTAAGGACGATGTAATTGAAATGGAAGGCACAGTGATCGAGCCGCTGCCAAACGCGATGTTCCGCGTCGAGCTGGACAACGGCCACAAGGTGCTCTGCCACATCTCGGGCAAGATGCGGATGAATTTCATCCGGATTTTGCCCGGCGACCGGGTGACCGTCGAGCTGTCACCGTACGATTTGTCGAGAGGCCGCATCACGTACCGGAAGCGGTAG
- a CDS encoding 50S ribosomal protein L36, with product MKVRPSVKRMCEKCKIIRRHGRVMVICENPKHKQKQG from the coding sequence ATGAAAGTACGTCCTTCGGTCAAGCGTATGTGCGAGAAGTGCAAGATCATCCGCCGCCACGGCCGGGTGATGGTTATTTGCGAAAACCCGAAGCACAAGCAGAAGCAAGGGTAG
- a CDS encoding 30S ribosomal protein S13, which yields MARIAGVDLPRDKRVVVALTYIYGIGRSRAEQIVKATGVNPDTRVRDLLEDEVNRLREYIAQNFVVEGDLRRQVQSDIKRLIDIGCYRGLRHRRGLPVRGQRTRTNARTRKGPRRTVAGKKKKTKA from the coding sequence ATGGCGAGAATTGCCGGCGTCGACTTGCCCCGCGACAAGCGGGTCGTGGTGGCGCTCACGTACATTTACGGGATCGGCCGCTCTCGCGCCGAACAGATCGTGAAAGCGACGGGCGTGAATCCCGACACGCGCGTGCGGGATTTGCTCGAGGATGAGGTGAACCGCCTGCGCGAGTACATCGCGCAGAACTTCGTGGTGGAAGGCGACCTGCGCCGCCAGGTGCAGAGCGACATCAAGCGCCTCATCGACATCGGCTGCTATCGTGGCCTGCGCCACCGCCGCGGCCTGCCCGTGCGCGGCCAAAGGACGCGCACCAATGCGCGCACGCGGAAAGGGCCGCGCCGCACGGTAGCCGGGAAGAAGAAGAAGACGAAGGCGTAA
- a CDS encoding 30S ribosomal protein S11: MAKAKTSARPRRRERKNVLSGIAHIKSTFNNTIVTITDKQGNVISWASAGTVGFKGSRKGTPFAASQAAEAAARAAQDHGMREVEVWVKGPGAGREAAIRSLQAAGLEITLIKDVTPIPHNGCRPPKRRRV; the protein is encoded by the coding sequence TTGGCGAAAGCCAAGACTAGCGCCAGGCCGCGGCGCCGAGAGCGCAAGAATGTGCTGAGCGGCATTGCGCATATCAAGTCGACGTTCAACAACACGATTGTGACCATTACCGACAAGCAGGGCAACGTCATCTCCTGGGCGTCGGCCGGGACCGTCGGTTTCAAGGGTTCTCGCAAGGGTACTCCCTTCGCGGCCAGCCAGGCGGCGGAAGCTGCGGCTCGCGCCGCACAGGACCACGGCATGCGCGAGGTCGAGGTGTGGGTCAAGGGGCCGGGCGCCGGGCGCGAGGCGGCCATCCGTTCGCTGCAGGCCGCGGGCCTCGAGATCACGTTGATTAAAGACGTCACGCCCATTCCGCACAACGGCTGCCGGCCGCCGAAGCGCCGGCGGGTGTGA
- a CDS encoding DNA-directed RNA polymerase subunit alpha, with protein sequence MLDIQKPRIEVEETGDENYGRFVIEPLERGYGITLGNSLRRILLSSLPGAAVTSIRIDGVLHEFSTVPGVVEDVTDIVLNIKELVLKLHGDGPATLRLEAEGEGPVTAADIEHGPDVEILNPDLHIATLDKGGRLSMEMTVEKGRGWVPAERNKKDNQPIGVIAVDSIFSPVRKVNYEVHNTRVGQVTDYDQLILEVWTNGSIRPDEAVSVAAKILIEHLQLFVNLTEAADNLEVLVKKDETPKDRILSMTIEELDLSVRSYNCLKRAGINTVEELIKKTEADMLKVRNLGKKSLQEVKEKLAQYGLSLRQPDE encoded by the coding sequence ATGCTCGACATTCAAAAGCCGCGCATCGAGGTGGAAGAGACCGGCGACGAAAACTACGGCCGGTTCGTCATTGAGCCCCTCGAGCGCGGGTACGGTATTACCCTGGGCAATTCGCTGCGGCGCATTTTGCTGTCCTCCTTGCCGGGAGCGGCCGTGACGTCCATTCGTATCGACGGCGTGTTGCACGAGTTCTCCACGGTGCCCGGCGTCGTCGAGGACGTGACCGACATCGTCCTCAACATCAAGGAGCTGGTGTTGAAGCTGCACGGGGACGGCCCGGCCACGCTGCGGCTGGAGGCCGAAGGCGAAGGGCCCGTGACCGCGGCCGACATTGAGCACGGTCCGGACGTGGAGATTCTGAACCCGGACTTGCACATCGCCACCCTGGACAAGGGCGGCCGCCTGTCGATGGAGATGACGGTCGAGAAGGGCCGCGGCTGGGTGCCGGCGGAGCGCAACAAGAAAGATAATCAGCCCATCGGCGTCATCGCGGTCGACTCCATCTTCTCGCCGGTGCGGAAGGTCAACTACGAGGTGCACAACACGCGGGTCGGCCAGGTGACCGACTACGACCAGCTCATTCTCGAGGTTTGGACCAACGGCAGCATTCGGCCCGACGAAGCCGTCAGCGTGGCGGCGAAAATTTTGATCGAGCATTTGCAGCTGTTCGTCAACCTGACCGAAGCCGCGGACAATCTGGAAGTGCTGGTGAAGAAGGACGAGACGCCGAAAGACCGCATTTTGAGCATGACCATCGAAGAGCTGGATCTTTCGGTGCGCTCGTACAACTGCCTGAAGCGTGCCGGCATCAACACGGTCGAAGAGCTGATCAAGAAGACCGAGGCCGACATGCTCAAAGTGCGCAATCTGGGCAAGAAGTCGCTGCAGGAAGTCAAGGAGAAACTGGCGCAGTACGGCTTGAGCTTGCGCCAGCCTGACGAGTAA
- a CDS encoding 50S ribosomal protein L17 translates to MRQAKLGRTSSHRRALLRHLATQVIAHGQVTTTEAKAKAVQPLVDKMISLGKRGDLHARRQAAAFLTKKEVVKKLFDEVAPKYATRNGGYTRVVKIGTRRGDGAPMAVIALV, encoded by the coding sequence ATGCGCCAAGCGAAGCTGGGCCGGACGAGCAGCCACCGTCGCGCCCTCCTGCGCCATCTGGCGACGCAGGTCATCGCCCATGGCCAGGTCACGACCACCGAGGCCAAGGCGAAAGCCGTGCAGCCGCTGGTCGACAAGATGATTTCGCTGGGCAAGCGCGGCGATTTGCACGCCCGCCGTCAGGCGGCCGCGTTTTTGACCAAGAAGGAAGTCGTCAAGAAGCTGTTTGACGAGGTGGCGCCCAAGTACGCGACGCGGAACGGCGGGTACACCCGGGTCGTGAAGATCGGGACCCGCCGCGGCGACGGCGCGCCCATGGCCGTCATCGCGCTGGTGTAG
- a CDS encoding tRNA pseudouridine(38-40) synthase TruA, producing the protein MRNIRCLVEYDGTDFYGFQRQKGRETIQGCLERAVATLTGERVTVHGAGRTDAGVHAEGQVINFFTTSRIPTERWPYALNSRLPAAIVVKAAEEAPADFHARKSAVAKTYRYTIWNAPFPSAFWRRFAYHVPTPLDVDAMRQAASLLVGRHDFAAFQAAGSTPVRSTVRHLQRLDIVQDGPRIDIYGKADGFLYHMMRNIVGTLLLVGDGRRPPAWVGEVLASRRRELAGPTAPAHGLCLVRVEYG; encoded by the coding sequence ATGCGGAACATTCGCTGCCTCGTGGAGTACGACGGCACCGACTTTTACGGCTTCCAGCGGCAGAAGGGCCGCGAGACCATTCAGGGCTGCCTGGAGCGGGCCGTCGCCACGTTGACCGGCGAGCGGGTCACGGTCCACGGAGCGGGACGGACCGACGCCGGCGTGCATGCGGAAGGACAAGTGATCAACTTCTTCACCACGAGCCGCATCCCGACGGAGCGATGGCCGTACGCGCTGAACAGCCGCCTGCCGGCGGCCATCGTCGTCAAGGCGGCGGAGGAGGCGCCCGCCGACTTTCACGCCCGCAAGTCGGCGGTGGCCAAGACGTACCGGTATACCATCTGGAACGCTCCGTTCCCGTCGGCTTTCTGGCGCCGGTTCGCCTACCACGTACCGACGCCGCTGGACGTGGACGCCATGCGGCAGGCGGCGAGCCTGCTGGTGGGGCGCCACGATTTCGCCGCCTTCCAGGCGGCGGGCAGCACGCCGGTCCGCTCGACGGTGCGCCACCTGCAGCGCCTGGACATCGTCCAAGACGGGCCGCGCATCGATATCTACGGGAAAGCCGACGGCTTTCTTTACCACATGATGCGCAACATCGTCGGCACGCTGCTCCTGGTGGGGGACGGGCGCCGGCCGCCGGCCTGGGTGGGCGAGGTGCTGGCGTCGCGCCGCCGGGAGCTGGCGGGGCCGACGGCGCCGGCGCACGGGCTTTGCCTGGTCCGGGTGGAATACGGTTGA
- a CDS encoding 50S ribosomal protein L13, with amino-acid sequence MAKPGEVERKWYVIDATGKTLGRLASQIATVLRGKHKPEYTPHVDTGDFVIVVNAEKVRLSGTKWDDKMYYFQRSTKPGGLKRMTARQLRETHPERLIWLAVRGMLPRTRLGRRQLMKLKVYAGPDHPHAAQKPEEFPLPVR; translated from the coding sequence ATGGCGAAACCGGGCGAAGTCGAGCGCAAATGGTACGTCATCGACGCTACCGGCAAGACGCTGGGGCGTTTGGCGTCTCAGATCGCGACCGTGCTGCGCGGCAAGCACAAGCCCGAGTATACGCCGCACGTTGACACCGGCGACTTCGTCATCGTCGTCAACGCGGAGAAGGTGCGGCTGTCCGGCACCAAGTGGGACGACAAGATGTACTACTTCCAGCGCTCGACCAAACCGGGTGGCCTGAAGCGGATGACCGCGCGCCAGCTGCGGGAGACCCATCCGGAACGGCTCATCTGGCTGGCCGTGCGCGGCATGTTGCCTCGCACGCGCCTGGGCCGGCGGCAGCTGATGAAGCTGAAGGTGTACGCCGGGCCGGATCATCCGCATGCGGCCCAGAAGCCGGAAGAGTTTCCCCTGCCCGTCCGGTGA
- a CDS encoding 30S ribosomal protein S9, producing MATGRRKTAVARVRLVPGTGRIIVNGRDAVEYFGRPLVLKTLQQPLEVTDTLGKFDVSVNVCGGGITGQAEATRHGIARALLLVSEEYRKPLKQAGLLTRDPRMKERKKYGLKKARRAPQFSKR from the coding sequence ATGGCGACGGGACGGCGGAAGACGGCGGTGGCTCGTGTGCGCCTCGTGCCCGGCACCGGCCGCATTATCGTCAACGGTCGCGACGCGGTGGAGTATTTTGGCCGGCCCCTCGTCCTGAAGACCTTGCAGCAGCCCCTCGAGGTTACGGATACGCTGGGCAAGTTCGACGTGTCGGTGAACGTGTGCGGCGGCGGCATCACCGGCCAGGCGGAGGCGACCCGGCACGGGATTGCACGGGCGCTCCTGCTGGTGAGCGAGGAATATCGCAAGCCGCTGAAGCAGGCTGGCCTGCTCACGCGCGATCCGCGCATGAAGGAGCGCAAGAAGTACGGCCTCAAGAAGGCCCGCAGGGCTCCGCAGTTCTCCAAGCGGTAA
- a CDS encoding NADP transhydrogenase subunit alpha — protein sequence MRSRLSVCVVGAGNGGVAMAGHLGLKGHRVRLYSRSEEKIAAVRRAGGIFLTGAVEGFGPVECATTELAEAVDGVDVIMVTTPASAHAATAQALAPHLHRQLIVLNPGRTGGALEVTNILRAFGRRNTVVEAQTFIYASRVEAPGRARIYDIKRVVPAAALPARHTHAALRTLRRLYPEFVAAGSVLDTSFANIGAVFHPAPLILNASKVDQGEPFDYYHEGITPSVAALMERVDAERLAVARALGVSAVSAKDWLAIAYGVRGETLYEAIQRNASYGGIKAPRTLMHRYILEDVPTGLIPIASFGRLAGVPTPFTESLIQMACGVTGIDFWRQGRTVESLGLAGMSPAEIREYVETGLRPVRGAYAEPLPVFVPAEV from the coding sequence TTGCGCTCCAGGTTGTCCGTGTGCGTCGTCGGCGCGGGCAACGGCGGCGTCGCCATGGCGGGCCATCTCGGCCTGAAAGGCCACCGCGTCCGCCTGTACAGCCGCAGCGAAGAGAAAATCGCGGCGGTGCGCCGGGCTGGCGGAATCTTTTTGACCGGAGCTGTGGAGGGCTTCGGGCCCGTGGAATGCGCGACCACTGAGCTGGCCGAGGCGGTAGACGGCGTCGACGTCATCATGGTGACGACGCCGGCGTCGGCGCACGCGGCGACGGCTCAGGCGCTGGCGCCCCACCTGCACCGGCAGCTGATCGTGCTCAACCCGGGCCGCACCGGCGGGGCGCTGGAGGTGACCAACATCCTGCGCGCCTTTGGCCGCCGCAACACGGTGGTGGAAGCCCAGACGTTCATCTACGCGAGCCGAGTCGAAGCCCCGGGCCGGGCCCGCATCTACGACATCAAGCGCGTCGTGCCCGCGGCGGCGCTGCCGGCTCGGCACACGCACGCGGCGCTGCGGACGCTGCGGCGGTTGTACCCCGAATTCGTCGCCGCCGGCAGCGTGCTGGACACCAGCTTCGCCAACATCGGCGCCGTCTTCCATCCGGCCCCGCTGATCCTCAACGCATCCAAGGTGGACCAAGGCGAACCGTTCGACTACTACCACGAAGGCATCACGCCCAGCGTTGCGGCGCTGATGGAGCGGGTCGACGCGGAACGGCTGGCCGTCGCTCGCGCGCTGGGCGTCTCGGCGGTTTCGGCGAAGGACTGGTTGGCCATAGCGTACGGTGTGCGCGGCGAGACGCTCTACGAAGCGATTCAGCGCAACGCGAGCTACGGCGGCATCAAGGCGCCGCGCACGCTGATGCACCGGTACATTCTCGAGGACGTGCCCACGGGCTTGATCCCCATCGCTTCCTTTGGCCGGCTGGCGGGTGTGCCGACGCCGTTCACGGAGTCGCTCATCCAGATGGCGTGCGGCGTGACGGGCATCGACTTCTGGCGCCAGGGCCGCACCGTGGAGTCGCTGGGCTTGGCGGGCATGAGCCCGGCGGAAATCCGGGAGTACGTGGAAACGGGCCTGCGCCCGGTGCGCGGCGCCTATGCCGAGCCGCTGCCGGTGTTCGTCCCTGCCGAGGTGTAA
- a CDS encoding amidohydrolase — MLSSLELPRAYALKSRNIFTMDPARPRAQAVAVVDGRIVAVGSAEEAAAALPDGAPVIDLGDRMVLPGFTDSHIHLGYLARKWNAVDLDGCSSLQEALERVAAYVAARAGASDAWIDGHGWAAQRWAQRPTAAALDAVTGNRPAALTAKDGHALWVNSAALQAAGITRDTADPPGGIIERDPATGEPTGVLYEAATRLVLDVMPDLDIETLAGAVRAGLPRLHAQGITAVHCPELTSDWRAYWTLRQREQLTLRVTFLPRAEQLEHLLALGLASGFGDRWLRLGQLKFFADGTLGSRTAAMLEPFAGEPDNMGVLVLGGEALRDPVTRAAAGGIASAIHAIGDRGVREALDAVEHARRTVERERPAAGALRHRIEHAQLVHPQDMDRFARLGVVASMQPAHGAVDRPNALRAWGERVAYASPYRSLRDRGVVLAFGSDAPFGLDLSDASFSVLNGIYAAMTRRWPADGGGAAPPDDYAPHEVLRLEEALEAYTAGPAFAGGEDAWRGRLRPGYCADIVVLEENLFAVAVADIPHVPVALTIVDGRIVYRREA, encoded by the coding sequence ATGCTGTCTTCGTTGGAACTGCCTCGCGCGTACGCGCTCAAGAGCCGAAACATTTTCACGATGGACCCGGCGCGCCCGCGGGCGCAAGCCGTCGCCGTCGTCGACGGGCGCATCGTGGCCGTGGGCAGCGCGGAGGAAGCGGCGGCGGCGTTGCCGGACGGCGCGCCCGTCATAGACCTCGGTGACCGCATGGTGCTGCCCGGCTTCACCGACAGCCACATTCACCTCGGGTACCTGGCCCGCAAGTGGAACGCGGTCGACTTGGACGGCTGCTCCAGCTTGCAGGAGGCACTGGAGCGAGTGGCGGCCTACGTAGCGGCGCGTGCCGGTGCCTCGGACGCCTGGATCGACGGGCACGGGTGGGCGGCGCAGCGCTGGGCGCAGCGGCCTACGGCGGCGGCGCTGGACGCCGTCACCGGAAACCGGCCGGCCGCGCTGACGGCGAAAGACGGCCACGCCCTGTGGGTCAACTCGGCCGCGCTGCAGGCGGCCGGCATCACGCGCGACACCGCAGACCCGCCGGGCGGCATCATCGAGCGCGACCCGGCAACGGGCGAGCCGACGGGAGTGCTGTACGAGGCGGCGACGCGCCTCGTGCTCGACGTCATGCCCGACCTGGACATTGAAACACTGGCCGGGGCTGTGAGGGCGGGCCTGCCGCGATTGCACGCGCAAGGCATCACCGCGGTGCACTGCCCCGAGCTGACCAGCGACTGGCGCGCCTACTGGACGCTGCGCCAGCGGGAGCAATTGACGCTGCGCGTCACGTTCCTCCCGCGCGCCGAGCAGTTGGAGCACCTCTTGGCGCTGGGGCTGGCAAGCGGTTTCGGCGACCGCTGGCTCCGGCTGGGGCAGCTGAAGTTTTTCGCCGACGGCACGCTGGGCTCGCGCACCGCGGCGATGCTGGAGCCGTTCGCCGGCGAGCCGGACAACATGGGCGTCTTAGTCTTGGGCGGCGAGGCGCTCCGGGATCCGGTGACTCGCGCGGCGGCGGGCGGCATTGCGTCGGCCATTCACGCCATCGGCGACCGGGGCGTGCGGGAAGCGCTGGACGCCGTCGAGCACGCCCGCCGCACCGTCGAGCGGGAGCGTCCCGCCGCGGGCGCGTTGCGGCACCGCATCGAGCACGCGCAACTGGTGCACCCGCAGGACATGGACCGCTTCGCCCGGCTCGGGGTGGTGGCGTCCATGCAGCCCGCCCACGGCGCGGTGGATCGGCCCAACGCCCTGCGCGCTTGGGGCGAGCGGGTGGCCTACGCGTCCCCGTACCGCTCGCTGCGGGACCGCGGCGTCGTCTTGGCTTTCGGTTCCGACGCTCCCTTCGGGCTGGATCTGAGCGACGCGAGCTTCTCCGTGTTGAACGGCATCTATGCCGCCATGACGCGCCGCTGGCCGGCCGACGGCGGCGGCGCCGCGCCGCCGGACGATTACGCGCCCCACGAGGTGCTGCGCCTGGAGGAAGCGCTGGAGGCCTACACGGCGGGCCCGGCGTTCGCGGGCGGCGAGGACGCGTGGCGCGGGCGGCTGCGGCCCGGGTATTGCGCGGACATCGTCGTCCTCGAGGAGAACTTGTTCGCCGTCGCCGTGGCCGACATCCCGCACGTGCCGGTGGCGCTGACCATCGTGGACGGACGCATCGTGTACCGGAGGGAGGCGTGA